The Ostrinia nubilalis chromosome 15, ilOstNubi1.1, whole genome shotgun sequence region CTCTGTGGGCGCGCACTCCGTGCCAGCCTCCGCCTCGCTCTACTCCGTCACCAGCGGAGAGTCTTCCCTCTCCGGTAAGACTCCAAGTGTCAAGCGGTAGCAAGTCGTGGGGAGTGCCGGGCTCCGTGTCCAGCTACTCTGTGGGCGCGCGCTCCGTGCCAGCCTCCGCCTCGCTCTACTCCGTCACCAGCGGAGTCTTCCCTCTCCGGTAAGACACTCCAAGTGTCAAGCTACAGCAAGTCGTGGGGAGTGCCGGGCTCCGTGTCCAGCTACTCTGTGGGCGCGCGCTCCGTGCCAGCCTCCGCCTCACTCTACTCCGTCACTAGCGGAGAGTCTTCCCTCTCCGGTAAGAGACTCCAAGTGTCAAGCTGTAGCAAGTCGTGGGGAGTGCCGGGCTCCGTGTCCAGCCACTATGTGGGCGCGCGCTCCGTGCCAGCCTCCGCCTCGCTCTACTCCGTCACCAGCGGAGAGTCTTCCCTCTCCGGTAAGACACTCCAGGTGTCAAGCTATAGCAAGTCGTGGGGAGTGCCGGGCTCCGTGTCCAGCCACTATGTGGGCGCGCGCTCCGTGCCAGCCTCCGCCTCGCTCTACTCCGTCACCAGCGGAGAGTCTTCCCTCTCCGGTAAGACACTCCAGGTGTCAAGCTATAGCAAGTCGTGGGGAGTGCCGGGCTCCGTGTCCAGCCACTATGTGGGCGCGCGCTCCGTGCCAGCCTCCGCCTCGCTCTACTCCGTCACCAGCGGAGAGTCTTCCCTCTCCGGTAAGACACTCCAGGTGTCAAGCTATAGCAAGTCGTGGGGAGTGCCGGGCTCCGTGTCCAGCCACTATGTGGGCGCGCGCTCCGTGCCAGCCTCCGCCTCGCTCTACTCCGTCACCAGCGGAGAGTCTTCCCTCTCCGGTAAGACACTCCAGGTGTCAAGCTATAGCAAGTCGTGGGGAGTGCCGAACTCCGTGTCCAATTACTCTGTGGGCACACGTCTCTACAGGTGTCAATGATTAGCAAACATCTAAAATCGAATTGGGCCTTTACGCTGATTTCTTTTAGCAAACCATTTTAAAGAGCAGGGTCACATCAGTCAGACCTTGTGAAAATGTGGCAGTTAGCCTGAAATAAAGCCACTAGCATAGGTATTTTCGTTACCTTGCCCTTAACTAAGTAGTTAGGTAGGATTATGTTGGCTATTTTCcgttgtaggtaggtatgtcaaGTTCTCAACATGCATTATCCACTTAAGCGTCAAGATGTAATCGTTGGTTTGACCTCAATTTAAAGCAAACAAACAACAATTGTGTTGTTACATAAGTAAGCATGGCAGGTCACAGGGTAAGTGCTAACAGCGAACGAAGATATtcaaactaagtaggtatactaaatCTTATCAAGGTCAAGTTTATAAACTTCCTTATCTAGCTCTTACTCCAAAAGTtagttaggtacctatatgtcgtacctaattacctacttgttcgtttcagccgaatggcgtccactactgaacaatggcccccaaggatttccacaaagaccggtcctacgccgcccgcgactttcaccagatcgtcggtccacctcgtgggaggcctgcccacactacgtcttccgttCTTTTACTTAACTATGTATTCTTTATAAAATTCCAGGAGTGTCTTCCGTATCGTCGAACAGCGGTGGCAACGTCATCAATGGGTGTTCCACGAAGCTCTGCGGCGGCGCCAAGTGCGGAGGCGCTTGCCTGGGCGCGGTGCCGCGGGTGGCCGCGTCGGCGCCCCCGAGGGCGAGGCAACCCGCCTCCAACTCGTTGAGGCGGTCACAGCACCATAGCATGAAGGTAGGTGTATAACCGAAGAGCAGTGTGACGTCATCAATGGGTGTCCTACCAAACTCTGTAGCGGTGTCAAGTGCGGGGGCGCTTGCCTGGGCGCGGTGCCGCGGGTGGCCGCGTCGGCGCCCCCGAGGGCGAGGCAACCCGCCTCCAACTCGTTGAGGCGGTCACAGCACCATAGCATGAAGGTAGGTTTACAACTGAAGAGCGGTGTGACGTCATCAATGGGTGTTTCACGAAGCTCTGTAGGGGCGCCTGCCTGGACGCGGTCCCGCGGGTGGCCGCGTCGGCGCCCCCACGGGCAAGGTAGCCTGCCTCCAACTCGTTGAGGCGGTCACAGCACCATAGCATGAAGGTGGGTTTACAACTGAAGAGCGGTGTGACGTCATCAATGGGTGTTCCACGAAGCTCTGCGGCGGCGCCAAGTGCGGAGGCGCTTGCCTGGGCGCGGTGCCGCGGGTGGCCGCGTCGGCGCCCCCTCGGGCCAGGCAGCCTGCCTCCAACTCGCTGAGGCGGTCACAGCACCATAGCATGAAGGTAGGTTTACAACCGAAGAGCGGCAACATCATCAACGGGTGTTATACGAGGCACCAAGAGCGGGGGCGCTTGCCTGGGCGCGGTAGCATGAAGGTGGATGTAATGGGTGTATAACCGAACAACGGCAACATTATCAACTGGTGTTATACAAGGCACTAAGTGCGAGACGCAGCAACCCGCCCGCGGGCGAGGCAGCCCGCCTCCAACTCGTTGAGGCGGTCACAGCACCATAGCATGAAGGTAGGTTTACAACCGAAGAGCGGTGTGACGTCATCAGTGGGTGTTCCACGAAGCTATGCGGCGGCGCCAAGTGCGGGAGCGCTTAATCGGCGCGGTGCCGCGGGTGGCCGCGTCGGCGCCCCCTCGAGCAAGGCAGCCCGCCTCCAACTCGTTGAGGCGGTCACAGCACCATAGCATGAAGGTAGGTTTACAACCGAAGAGCGGTGTGACGTTGTCAATGGGTGTTCCACAAAGCTCTGTAGGGGCGCTTGCCTGGGCGCGGTGCCGCGGGTGGCCGCGTCGGCGCCCCCGAGGGCAAGGCAGCCTGCCTCCAACTCGTTGAGGCGGTCACAGCACCATAGCATGAAGGTAGGTTTACAACCGAAGAGCGGCAACATCATCAACGGGTGTTATACGAGGCACCAAGAGCGGGGGCGCTTGCCTGGGCGCGGTAGCATGAAGGTGGGTGTAATGGGTGTATAACCGAACAACGGCAACATTATCAACTGGTGTTATACAAGGCACTAAGTGCGAGACGCAGCAACCCGCCCGCGGGCGAGGCAGCCCGCCTCCAACTCGTTGAGGCGGTCACAGCACCATAGCATGAAGGTAAGTTTACAACTGAAGAGCGGTGTGACGTCATCAGTGGGTGTTCCACGAAGCTATGCGGCGGCGCCAAGTGCGGGGGCGCTTGCCTGGGCGCGGTGCCGCGGGTGGCTGCGTCGGCGCCCCCACGGGCAAGGCAGCCTGCCTCCAACTCGTTGAGGCGGTCACAGCACCATAGCATGAAGGTAAGTTTACAACTGAAGAGCGGTGTGACGTCATAAGCGGGTGTTCCACGAAGCTCTGTGGGGGCGCCTGCCTGGACGCGGTGCCGCGGGTGGCCGCGTCGGCGCCCCCACGGGCAAGGCAACCTGCTTCCAACTCGTTGAGGCGGTCACAGCACCATAGCATGAAGGTAGGTTTATAACCGAACAGCGGTAACGGCGCCCCCATGGATGAGGTAGCCCGCCTTCAACCCGTTGAGGTCACGTCACCATAAGATGAAGGGGTCCTTGTGAAAACTCTTTCTTTGGAAGGACCAATACACTCAATCTTGTGTAGGAACCATCCAGCCTCGCTCTTCCAGCATTTAACCAAGTTGCTGCAACCTTTGAACTGgtttatttcaaattatgttCCGAGTGCTGGGAGTCACCTTTTTGTAGTACCCACTAGATTATCTGCTAATACTACTGTTATACTGTACTTTTAAAGCACTTAGGGTTAGAAGTTGGTAAATGTGAAGTTTTGACAGATACTTACCTGCTTAATCCCTTCTTTCCTTTACATCGCAGGCTAGACTCCAAGAGTACCAAGTCCACAGCTACACCGGCGGTCCCGGGTCGGCGGGCGGGGCGGCGGGCGAGCCGTCAGGGCGTCTGCCCCCCATCAGGGAGTTCCAGCGGGAGTTCCGCGAGGGCCGTCGCGAGagtgccgccgccgcctccgccTCTACTAGGATAAGGTACTTACAACATTGTAAACTTTACTGGGCACAAGAATTTGTTGACAAATctaaaacagtaaaaaaaacaCCAACACTGCTGTTACAGCAGTAAAAGTAGGACCTTTTATCTACTCGTAAAACacactttaaaaaaaagattaGTAATTTATTCGCTTGCCATCCAGTCACACCGTTAAGTAGATACTCGATGGGACATCACGTATTAcataaattactaatactcccgttagcccctcgtactaagctaaatatgcttgtgtcacgactgagctcaccacaatagtcgagcggcagcggggatcgaacccgagTTCCCCAGATCACGAGTCgaccagtccgaccccttcaccgttcggctatcgtggcttcaaaaagACCTTTACTtgcgttcgtttcagccaaattacgtccACTTGTGGACAAAGGCAAGGAAGGAATTTTCCCCAAGGAattccaaaacgaccggtcctgcgctgcccacatccaggttcttcccgctaCATTAGTTCATTCATTTATATCATGTAACCTTGTTTCAGATGTGCCCAGAAAATAGTGACACAGCTAGAAACATCACCACAGAAGGACAAACAGCACTTCTTCCGGCCTTTGAAACCTTCGAATAAAGACGATCCACCCAGATCCAGAGATCAAAGCAAAGAGACTGAAAGGAAAAAAGATAACCCCAAAACAAAACCCAAGAAAGAAGATAAGAAGAATAAAGGCGACGAAAACACGAAACAGGATGAAAAAAGCAAAAAGGATGAGAGTACGGATAATAGGAAAAATGAAATAGCagaaagaaagaaggaagaGAAACAGCGGCTTAAAGCAGAGAAGGAGGCGAAGAAAGAGGCTAAGCTTCAGGCTAAAGAGGAAGAACGACAGGCCAAACTATTAGCAAAGGAGGAAGAGAGACAAGCCAAATTACTCGCGAAGGAAGAAAAGAAAAAGGCGAAGAAAGAAGCGAAGCTCGCCGCGCAAGCAGAAAAAGAAAAGAATAAATAAGGatcaaatttaaatttttacaaCGTAGCAACTCGTAGCCGTCTTAAAATTAGATTCGAAAAATTGTTATTATTGAAGAAtcgtaaaaacaattttaaatagCAAGTATTTAACTATTGTAGTCCACatatacaaatatttattacagtaaataaatgttaaagtttatttttttacttcgatTGGATAAAGATTAATTTGTGCTTTGATACTGATTTACATTTGGTTGATTAAAATTGTTTTAGCTTAGTGACAATTTCTTCTTGAAGTTGTTGACTATATTAGGGATGTTGTATATAGTTTTATTATCAAGTGTTATAATGAGAAGCAATCTATAGTTGTTGGGTCATAGTTGGAACTCTACAAACTGCGAAGACTGAAAGAATGGGATAATGAAATCATATCGTTTTGTAATTTACTTACTTGTTTAACACTAAAGTTAAGAGCTTCGTGCATTCCAGCACCGccaaagaatttatttattatgtaggtactcatTTTGTCGTACTTAGTTTATCCTTAGGTGAAGCTTTGATtagtatgtataatatgtaagtTTAAGTTGTTCACACAATAAATCTGAGTTAGTTCATACTACTTTCaagatattttaatgattaatttggTGAgatgaaacaatattttttactactTAACTTAAAGCATAATTAAAATGATCAGAAATTAAAATATCCAGTATCCAATCCAAGTTAACAGTATCTTAACAATATTTCAGGTGATTCAAAAACATAGAAActattctaaaatattttaaacccATTGTAAAGGATAGAAAGTAGAACCATATCAGGTCGCATTTAGCATATGCTAGATAAGTGTTGACATTAATTTTGTAAGAGTTCCAAGTGTCGGAATTTATTATTGTCAATCGTTAGAAATTTcctgtaaaataaataacaatgttACCATAGTCTTATTCTTTATTTCatccaaaaaaaatatttcccagtCATATAATCTAACATTTACTGGaggtaaaaagaataaaaaatggggcctataataaaacaatttacattataaataaactagcaaaAAAAGCATgtagacattttattttaactattacACTGATCTAGGTTGATTTCCTGACTGAAATAAATCAAGTGCCAAGAAACgatcaaaaagtttttatttatctacatAGCAATATGTAACAATTCACTTGATTACTAAAAATATACTAACACAGGTTTGTAGACTCAAAATTTGTTTAATCTTTGTAGTCATCACCGATGCGTTCGTAGAGCTCATCACCGGTCTTCTTGTTAATTCTGAGGTATTTGTTCATCATTGGCCTGTAGTAGTATGCCTGGTAATCGTGGCGCTCACCCATCTTCTGAAggattttattttctaaggctCTTAGCTTTTGCTTTTGAGCTTCTTCATCAATAAAATGCAAGAACTTTTCATATTCCTGTAATCACAAAAAACAGAATAGAAAATAACTTTAGTAATACAACTTGATTATCAACTATTTAACTATGGCATGTCAAAGTTCAGGAACCAACAGTAAGAGTAggtgcacaccgttgatttttcgtcggccgatagtttagtcgggcagttgatcagtatgggcatgtatgggagtgcgcacactacgccgattcgattaggccgattcttcatacaaattaaaatcgggcacaactatcggacaactaaaaatcaacggtgtgcgcctattcTAAACAGTCCTAATATTTATAATGAATAAATCAATGTTCATTACAACTATTTGGCCAACGTGGGCTTTTGTTGTAGTCACGGGTTGAGTATGGCTTTATTAAAAGTATTGACTAGTAAAGAAATCAACAGTAAAAAAAAGAGAAGTGCCTTTTGTTCTTTATCCCACAGTATTAAAGATCAAACTTACCTGCTGGGGATTGGTGTGCAGGTATCGAGCGATGAAGCGAGTAATGGGGTGACGGTGGTACTCCCAGTACTTAGGGTTGTATCCATCAGGAATGGGCTCGAGCTGGGCAGGCCCGATGAACACGTTCGTGTAGAATATGATAAGGCTCACCGGGATCAGCCCTACCATCGCATAGTAGTGGAACATATCCTTGAATTTGTGCCACTGCCatctaaaacaataacaatgtgaAGAGGTTATAAAGTGTCTCAGGTGACAAAACTGACAATAATCCGACCATTTAAACTATGGGACCTCTTTAGAAGTACTCATATTTTAAGTTACAGTTAGTTATTTATagaaaaattaaagtaattggaagaaaattgGTTAGGTAATCACAACACACAACTTTACCTGGATGGCTGCAAAGCAAAAGTTTGATGTCCGTGAGCGCCATTGAGCGCTTTAGTCATTGAAAAGTTCACATTTTGGGCCACAAAAGGTGTTTTTGCGTGATTTTTCAACAAGTTTATGCCGAAAGATCGGCCCAAAGCACTCCAAGACACCATTTTTTTGGACTGTTTTTGACAAATTCGACCTACTGACAGAAGTGACAGCTCGCAGaattttttttgacaagtaacACTGACAGTTTcgacttttttttctattttactGCCGTGGATAGTGGCAATTACAGACATCACAATATTAAACCACAGACCCAAatcataaaatgaaacttatttCATTCATCCTATTATGAATCCATtagtaagtaaattaattactaaaattattttatccaaACTATAGTCATGATTTAACCAACACTAACTAAAGCGTTataaataaacactatttttgatgtttttagtACGTTTCGGACACAAAATAAAAAGCCCGCCAAAGTTTGACTTTGTTTGATTACGTATGACGTAAatcacaaaataattttaattaaactgtttttttattttatttagtacctATTGCTTTTGcagttttaaatatattttattgttattttcaaTCAGATACAGATtgagttttatattttatagtttttatcagtacatttattttgtttagtgcaTTTATATTAATACAATTTGTAATATTGATCTTTTGGTTATAAATTATGTTCAGTTTAACTTTCAAGGTACCTACAAGTACTTGTTGAGTTTGTTGTAAAACGTATAACAAAACTGTGAAGGAGTATTGATTTTTCTACTGAGCATGCTCGGCCGACTACGTCAACGAGTGATAAGCCAACACCACGAACTCCCACTcaaataacatttaaaatagataaaaaccATTGTATTCATTGTGAATGCTAAGAGAAGCTGTAAATTTTACTGTGTTTTAGTTTTTGTGTAAAATGTGAATAAAAATGATGTGCTCGTATAGTCATTAAAAGTTGAATCAAATCATATGTTTTGATAATGGAGGAGCTGCTTCAAGATATATTCAAAGAGGCAACGGGGCCAAAACTAGCCGCGCTGAGAAAATCATGTCAGGATGCTCTAGGTGAATATTAATTCGTCATTTCTTACTTCATAGAGTTACTTTTAACAAAACATATGAAATATAATTAGGCGGCAAATTAAGTTCTATCGAATTCTAATGAAATTCAATTCTGCATCTTCGTTGTCTTGTCATTGCAGTTACATGTTACTAAACGCCTTAATGTTGTTAATTGTTGttaatacttataaaaaaaacctacgGGTATATAAAACTGGAACTTTTTATTTACTCATGACGTCATCATTACGCTTTGAATACCTACCTAGGTTGAAAATTTTCACTGCTAACTAACAGTTACCATGACCACAGATTAACTTACTACTATGACTACTAGGGTGGGTCCTCTAATACTCTTTACATTTCTGTTGACTTTCTGTCTACTCAACTTTGCTGCAGCTCCGCCGAAAAAATCATTTTGTAACCTTCCAAGATCCAAAAGAGCAGCACCCGCCGGCAGTCGCACGCAGTTttagaaaaacattaaaaataatgaggTTATTCGCAGTTCTCTAGTTCTAGAAACCCGAACTAATTGTAACCTTCCAGAGATCTTTTACATCCAAGATAACAGCGCACTGCGCTTCAGTCGAGttgttaataaatataaaaaaaagttggaAACTTGCCGAAGTTCTAGAATTCTAAAAGGCCAAACTATTGTACCTTGCAAAGATCCTTTGCACCCAAGAGAGTAGTACCCGCCGGCACTCGTACGAGtttaaaaaagataaaattaaacaaaGACCACGAAATTCTAAACTAGGACCTATAATGTGACTTTCCAGAGATCCTCTGCATCCAAGAAAGCAGCGCCAGGCGGCAGTCGTACGAGCTGCGGCGCGCCTGCCTGCTGCCGCTGCAGGTGGCACTCGAGACCAAGCGGCCGAGACTCGTCAGCTTCGCGCTTCAGGGCTTCCATGTGCGTATCATCAAATCTTCGTATAGCTCTTGAAAGAGTAGTCGCGGGCACGTCGAGGCCTCCACGTCTGTAGCAGAGGTGTACaaacgttcgtttcagccaaatgacgtccactgctggacaaaggcctcctccaaggttttccacaatgcacggtcctgcgctgcccgcatccaggctcttcccgcgacctttaccagatcgtcggttcacctagtaggaggcctgcccacgctaggtcttccagcccgtggtcgccactcaagaacttttctgccccaacggccatcgtctctacgagctatgtgccccgcccactgccacttgattttagcaattctgcgagcttcttcttcttcttttcgtgtcgacaacaaacctacacagtgtcagagATTCTGTCTAACCTTTGCCGCAAAACCAATTGTGACATTCTTTGCGTGCAAGAGACCCATCGAGACGAAACACAGAGCCGCCCACAAATAGCCGGACTTAAGCTTATCGCCGAGATCTCTCTCTCacattctgcgagctatgtcggtcactttggttctcctgccaTATCTCCTCTTTTTATGATTGTTCTGTCGTATCGCTTTTGAAGTGAAGTCAGGATACCTTAACGACGTTACGGGCATGATTATTGCTCGGCCAAGCTTTTTCAACAAGTGTTCAACTTTGCATCCTTAGTGCGTATAAAACATACTCATCTAATTCTAGTGCTTAATTTTGCCCTCACACAAGTGCATTAAACaatcaaataatttgttttagtaCATCATATTGCCATAGCTACATGAGACAAGAGACAACTCCTCACCAATAATAATGGCTTCCAGAAAATCCTGCGCGATGACAGATTCCACCGCGGCATCGAGCCGGAGGACGACTCGCTGTGGATGCCGTCGCAGCTGCTCTGCGCCACAGCGTCCGTCATGTACCAGCTACCAGACACGCAGGTAGGTTtcaattgatttattttttattattttctttaaattgccAACTGATGGACCGctacataaataaagtaaacaaaaagcttgtaaaaaagcTTGGGCCGATCCATAAATTCACAGATCCAGGGGAGCGAAGTACTATGATTTTAagaaagttaggttttcgatgagttaggttttcgaagagttaggttttcaaagagttaagttttcgaaaatgtaggtttaaaaaaaattatgataagTCACAAAACaaggtttttaaaaattctgCCTGGAAAGTAGAAATTGAAAAGCGTGTTAAAATTGGACTAAAAAGAACATCATCCGTCCAGGTGCAAATATTCCGCATGTACCTCTCTCTGGCGTTGTCTCCACGGCGCACGCTCAACGGCCGGCTTTGCGTTTGGGCGTGCGGCCGCTGCGGGGAGGCAGCCGGCGCCGCTCCGCACGTAGCGGCCGCTGCCAGGGCTGCTGCCGCCCAGGCCTTGAGGGCTTACTGCGCACAGTTGGGTAAGTTTCTTGCAGTAAATGAGGTAGAATAAGCGACAGAGCAAGAGCTCTCCAACTGCCAGAAAACGACGCACAAGGCACAACACGCGATAATGCAGGTGATCTTCAACTACTAAGAACGACTCACGAAGTGCTCCAACTACCTACCAGATACATAAGCACAATATGTAGCAACGCAGGAGCTCTCTCTAACTACCAGCTCCGTATATAGTAACTTTCTGGCACTATCTCCACGACTCACGCTCAACGGCCGACTTAGTGTTTGGGCTTGAAGCCGCCGACGACGCGCCGCACGTAGCCGCCGCCGTCAGGGCCGCTGCTGCTCAAGCCTTGAGG contains the following coding sequences:
- the LOC135078700 gene encoding mucin-12, which produces MPQRSSPSGLMRPFVVLALPGMYLLFKYNQYRQQQMETARRRVTERELMHLNTKIDKLLNKLEENEPELATSPEEECVICVNAKATMQTSPCGHRVVCRRCFVKTIQMAVSQRLLPLRCVICRAKILRLRQAPRLVTSKSWQVSSGSSKSWGVPGSVSSYSVGARSVPASASLYSVTSGESSLSGKTLQVSSCSKSWGVPGSVSSYSVGARSVPASASLYSVTSGESSLSASRGWGVPASVSSYSVGARSVPASASLYSVTSGESSLSGKTLQVSSCSKSWGVPGSVPSYSVGAHSVPASASLYSVTSGEPSLSASASLYSVTSGESSLSGKTLQVSSCSKSWGVPGSVPSYSVGAHSVPASASLYSVTSGESSLSATLWARAPCQPPPRSTPSPAESSLSGKTLQVSSYSKSWGVPGSVSSYSVGARSVPASASLYSVTSGESSLSGKRLQVSSCSKSWGVPGSVSSHYVGARSVPASASLYSVTSGESSLSGKTLQVSSYSKSWGVPGSVSSHYVGARSVPASASLYSVTSGESSLSGKTLQVSSYSKSWGVPGSVSSHYVGARSVPASASLYSVTSGESSLSGRLPPIREFQREFREGRRESAAAASASTRIRCAQKIVTQLETSPQKDKQHFFRPLKPSNKDDPPRSRDQSKETERKKDNPKTKPKKEDKKNKGDENTKQDEKSKKDESTDNRKNEIAERKKEEKQRLKAEKEAKKEAKLQAKEEERQAKLLAKEEERQAKLLAKEEKKKAKKEAKLAAQAEKEKNK
- the LOC135078948 gene encoding NADH dehydrogenase [ubiquinone] 1 beta subcomplex subunit 5, mitochondrial, which translates into the protein MVSWSALGRSFGINLLKNHAKTPFVAQNVNFSMTKALNGAHGHQTFALQPSRWQWHKFKDMFHYYAMVGLIPVSLIIFYTNVFIGPAQLEPIPDGYNPKYWEYHRHPITRFIARYLHTNPQQEYEKFLHFIDEEAQKQKLRALENKILQKMGERHDYQAYYYRPMMNKYLRINKKTGDELYERIGDDYKD